In Pseudobacter ginsenosidimutans, the following are encoded in one genomic region:
- a CDS encoding aminotransferase class I/II-fold pyridoxal phosphate-dependent enzyme — translation MADIFDRLLKNSGGPIGQHRERAHGYFAFPKLEGEIGNRMKFRGKEMIVWSLNNYLGLANHPEIRKVDGDAAAQFGLALPMGARMMSGNSVHHEQLERELATFEGKEDAILFNFGYQGMVSLIDVLCSRHDVIVYDAESHACIIDGLRLHVGHSYVYKHNDIEDLEKQLQRANAIIEKQKAGGVLVITEGVFGMAGDQGKLKEIVSLKEKYGFRILLDDAHGFGTLGKTGAGAGEEQGVQDQIDLYFSTFAKSMASIGAFVAGPKAIIDYIRYNIRSQIFAKSLPMPLVMGNLKRLDMLRSQPELKDKLWSNAMKLQKGLKEKGFDIGKTDSVVTPVYMKGGVEEATAMVMDLRENHGIFCSIVVYPVIPKGHIIYRLIPTAVHTDADINATLEAFEATKKKLDAGEYKVAAIPDMAESR, via the coding sequence ATGGCAGACATTTTTGACAGATTGCTGAAAAACTCCGGTGGACCCATCGGCCAGCACCGCGAAAGAGCGCATGGATATTTTGCTTTTCCAAAACTGGAAGGCGAGATTGGAAACAGAATGAAATTCCGCGGGAAGGAAATGATCGTATGGAGTTTGAATAACTACCTCGGACTGGCCAATCACCCTGAGATCAGAAAGGTGGATGGTGATGCTGCTGCGCAATTCGGACTGGCGCTTCCCATGGGAGCCCGCATGATGAGCGGCAACAGTGTTCATCACGAGCAACTGGAAAGAGAACTCGCCACATTCGAAGGAAAGGAAGATGCAATCCTGTTCAATTTCGGCTACCAGGGAATGGTGAGCCTGATAGATGTACTCTGCAGCCGTCATGATGTGATCGTATACGATGCAGAAAGCCATGCCTGTATCATCGATGGCCTTCGTCTTCATGTTGGACATAGCTACGTTTACAAACACAACGATATCGAGGATCTCGAAAAGCAATTGCAACGCGCCAATGCGATCATCGAAAAACAAAAAGCCGGCGGTGTTCTCGTGATCACTGAAGGTGTATTCGGTATGGCGGGCGATCAGGGCAAACTGAAAGAGATCGTTTCACTGAAAGAAAAATATGGCTTCAGGATCCTGCTGGATGATGCGCATGGATTTGGCACACTCGGCAAAACCGGCGCCGGCGCTGGTGAAGAGCAGGGTGTACAGGACCAGATAGATCTTTACTTCTCCACATTCGCAAAATCGATGGCCAGCATCGGCGCATTTGTTGCCGGCCCCAAAGCCATCATCGATTATATCCGCTACAATATCCGCAGCCAGATCTTTGCCAAGAGCTTACCCATGCCACTTGTAATGGGCAATCTCAAACGCCTTGACATGCTGCGCAGTCAACCTGAACTGAAAGACAAGCTCTGGAGCAATGCAATGAAGCTGCAGAAGGGTCTTAAAGAAAAAGGATTCGATATTGGTAAAACTGACTCCGTGGTTACGCCCGTGTACATGAAAGGTGGTGTGGAAGAAGCAACAGCCATGGTGATGGACCTGCGCGAGAATCATGGAATCTTCTGCTCTATCGTGGTGTATCCGGTAATTCCGAAAGGACATATCATCTACCGTCTGATCCCTACAGCCGTGCATACCGATGCAGACATCAATGCAACACTGGAAGCATTCGAAGCAACCAAGAAAAAACTGGATGCCGGAGAATATAAAGTGGCTGCAATCCCTGATATGGCCGAATCCCGTTAA
- a CDS encoding thioredoxin family protein: MQTLKLAFLFSWLTIFSCAQRPKEEKAKLNWLSLEDVTAKMQQEKRPVLIDLYTDWCGWCKVMDKRTYSNKQVSDYVTSKFYPVKIDAESKKTFTWKGKEYNFNKNARAHDFAIWLTNGQLSYPTTVFIPVDGDPQAIPGFLAPNELELLVKYFGEGNDKKISFDKWHKEFKSSW; the protein is encoded by the coding sequence ATGCAAACCCTGAAACTCGCGTTTTTGTTCAGTTGGCTCACCATTTTTTCCTGCGCGCAACGCCCGAAGGAAGAAAAGGCTAAACTCAACTGGCTGAGCCTGGAAGATGTGACGGCAAAAATGCAGCAGGAAAAAAGACCAGTACTCATCGATCTTTATACAGACTGGTGCGGTTGGTGCAAGGTGATGGACAAACGCACGTACAGCAATAAGCAGGTGAGCGACTACGTGACATCAAAATTCTATCCCGTTAAAATAGATGCAGAGAGCAAAAAGACTTTTACCTGGAAAGGGAAGGAATATAATTTCAACAAGAACGCCCGGGCTCATGATTTTGCCATCTGGCTCACCAATGGACAATTATCCTATCCCACTACCGTGTTCATTCCTGTTGATGGCGATCCACAGGCGATCCCTGGTTTCCTGGCTCCCAATGAGCTGGAATTGCTGGTGAAATACTTCGGTGAAGGGAACGATAAGAAGATTTCCTTCGATAAATGGCATAAGGAATTCAAATCTTCCTGGTAA
- a CDS encoding UbiX family flavin prenyltransferase has translation MHKIVLAVTGASGSIYPKQIIEKLLSIHDQWQELAVVMTDNAKQVWETELDNKDYERLLHDPAHHITTWSVKDFLAPFASGSGKFNTMIIAPCSMGTLGRIANGVSSDLITRAADVILKERRKLICLVRDTPYNLIHIRNMETLTLAGGIICPATPSFYSKPTTIEEVAATVTDRVLDLAGLDIKTFRWGSSE, from the coding sequence ATGCATAAAATTGTGCTGGCGGTAACAGGAGCAAGTGGTTCCATTTACCCAAAGCAGATCATAGAAAAATTGTTGAGCATTCATGATCAATGGCAGGAACTGGCGGTAGTGATGACAGACAATGCGAAGCAGGTTTGGGAAACCGAGCTTGACAACAAAGATTATGAGCGTTTACTGCATGATCCCGCACACCATATCACCACCTGGTCTGTGAAGGATTTCCTGGCGCCATTTGCCTCGGGTTCCGGCAAATTCAACACCATGATCATCGCGCCCTGCTCCATGGGTACATTGGGCCGTATTGCCAATGGCGTGAGCTCCGATCTGATCACGCGCGCTGCAGATGTGATATTAAAAGAAAGGCGTAAACTCATCTGTTTAGTGAGAGATACGCCTTATAATCTGATTCATATCCGGAATATGGAAACCCTGACTTTAGCCGGGGGAATTATTTGTCCTGCCACTCCATCTTTTTACAGCAAACCAACTACTATCGAAGAAGTGGCAGCTACCGTAACCGACAGGGTGCTTGACCTGGCCGGTCTCGATATCAAGACCTTCCGTTGGGGCAGCAGCGAATAG
- a CDS encoding LolA family protein, producing MSGFAQGNDPAAKKILDAVSARFKSFKGVLASFTLKNEDNSGKVLGVKKGTVSMKGNKYKVSLAGQEIFCDGTTVWTYDKAANEVTINKVDNSSSTITPQKLFTNFYDKDFLYKLNGEKKEAGKTLQEIEMTPVDKTKQFHKVYIQVNKATQTLYSTKVLDKQQNKFIYTVNTMNGKATLADNLFTFDKSKYPGVEEVDLR from the coding sequence ATGTCAGGGTTTGCTCAAGGCAATGACCCTGCTGCCAAGAAAATCCTCGATGCAGTTAGCGCCAGGTTCAAATCCTTTAAAGGAGTACTGGCCAGCTTCACGCTCAAGAATGAAGACAATTCCGGTAAGGTACTTGGCGTAAAAAAAGGAACTGTGTCCATGAAAGGCAACAAATACAAAGTGAGCCTCGCCGGTCAGGAGATCTTCTGTGACGGCACCACTGTATGGACTTACGACAAAGCTGCCAATGAAGTAACCATCAACAAGGTAGACAACAGCAGCAGCACTATCACTCCCCAGAAATTGTTCACCAACTTCTACGATAAAGATTTTCTGTACAAACTCAACGGAGAAAAGAAAGAAGCTGGTAAGACCCTGCAGGAAATAGAGATGACGCCTGTGGACAAGACCAAACAGTTCCACAAAGTGTACATCCAGGTAAACAAAGCCACACAAACACTGTACAGCACCAAAGTGCTGGATAAGCAGCAGAACAAATTCATCTATACCGTCAATACCATGAACGGTAAAGCAACTTTGGCTGATAACCTCTTCACATTCGACAAAAGCAAATATCCCGGCGTAGAGGAAGTTGATCTTCGCTGA
- a CDS encoding FtsK/SpoIIIE family DNA translocase: MANRLKSSKSKSPDPDKLKPEKEEQVTVKELVKDERTHKIAGTVALLLCCFLFIAFVSYVFTWREDQDKVFKGASILLPSTEVKTSNLLGNIGAYISHQFFYNAFGVASFLFCSFFFVLGVNGLFGRKLFSIWRNLRYLIAGVLYFSVAASFFAGGSDFSWGGALGNMLSDWLVKMLGNVGTFVLLFAGGLAYIIWRFNPTFKVPSMPKRKPSLVPANVDPETGELKVEEKDEEEEVKPVKPNKKNQLKKDNGALVAPPPVVEEEAPLDLQIIEKDPEPEELVLNNTGEEEEEEEHEEEEEAPFEEDEEEIEEEEEEVEEIPAPVISPRSNKPQAPNLELEIKTYSPEPSDEDIPDTVGEDAPPAAVLAPYDPALDLRDYKYPSLDLLEQHGSEKIIQDPAELENNKNQIINTLKNYDIHIQKISATVGPTVTLYEIVPAAGVRISRIKNLEDDIALSLAALGIRIIAPIPGKGTIGIEVPNVKKTVVSMKSLLASEKFQFNNHSLPVAIGKKIDNDNFIVDLATMPHLLMAGATGQGKSVGLNAILVSLLYKKHPSQLKLVLVDPKKVELSLYRTIERHFLAKLPGEEEAIITDTKKVINTLNALCIEMDNRYDLLKEAGTRNIKEYNEKFVKRKLNPQKGHQYLPFIVLVVDEFADLIMTAGKEVEMPIARLAQLARAVGIHLIIATQRPSVNIITGTIKANFPARIAFKVSSKIDSRTILDTGGAEQLIGKGDMLISYNGELTRLQCAFVDTPEVDSVCENIGNQNGYPQAFLLPEYVDEKDMEGKDFDLNDRDSLFEDAARLIVQNQIGSTSLLQRRMKLGYNRAGRLMDQLEAAGVVGPSQGSKARDVLIKTEMDLEQHLANFL, from the coding sequence ATGGCCAACCGCTTAAAGTCCAGTAAAAGCAAATCGCCCGATCCGGATAAATTGAAACCTGAGAAAGAAGAACAGGTTACCGTAAAGGAATTGGTGAAAGATGAACGCACGCACAAAATTGCCGGAACCGTGGCATTGCTGCTCTGCTGTTTCCTGTTTATCGCCTTCGTATCCTACGTATTTACCTGGAGGGAAGACCAGGACAAGGTCTTCAAAGGGGCATCCATTTTATTGCCTTCCACCGAAGTAAAGACCAGCAACCTGCTGGGAAATATCGGCGCATACATATCACATCAGTTTTTTTACAATGCATTCGGCGTTGCCTCCTTCCTGTTCTGCTCATTCTTTTTTGTTCTGGGTGTGAACGGATTGTTCGGCAGGAAACTGTTTTCCATCTGGCGCAACCTGCGCTACCTGATTGCCGGTGTTCTGTATTTCAGTGTGGCTGCCTCTTTTTTTGCAGGCGGCTCTGACTTCAGCTGGGGCGGCGCTCTGGGCAATATGCTGAGCGACTGGTTGGTAAAGATGCTCGGTAATGTGGGCACCTTCGTGCTGCTTTTTGCAGGCGGCCTTGCTTATATCATCTGGCGTTTCAATCCAACATTCAAGGTACCGAGCATGCCTAAACGCAAGCCGTCGCTAGTGCCTGCCAATGTGGACCCGGAAACAGGAGAACTGAAAGTGGAAGAGAAAGATGAGGAAGAAGAAGTGAAGCCGGTAAAGCCCAATAAGAAGAATCAGCTTAAAAAAGATAATGGTGCACTGGTTGCTCCGCCGCCTGTAGTGGAAGAGGAAGCCCCGCTCGATCTCCAGATCATTGAAAAGGATCCGGAGCCAGAAGAACTGGTGCTGAACAATACAGGCGAAGAAGAGGAGGAAGAGGAGCACGAAGAAGAGGAAGAAGCACCATTTGAGGAAGACGAGGAAGAGATTGAAGAAGAGGAGGAGGAAGTGGAAGAGATCCCTGCTCCGGTGATCAGCCCGCGCAGTAATAAACCCCAGGCGCCCAACCTGGAACTGGAGATCAAGACCTACTCACCAGAACCCTCAGACGAAGATATTCCTGATACGGTAGGAGAGGACGCGCCGCCCGCAGCCGTGCTGGCTCCCTATGATCCTGCCCTCGACCTGCGTGATTACAAATACCCGAGCCTCGATCTGCTGGAACAACACGGCAGTGAGAAGATCATCCAGGACCCTGCGGAACTGGAGAACAATAAGAACCAGATCATCAATACGCTCAAGAACTACGATATCCATATCCAGAAGATCAGCGCCACCGTAGGTCCTACAGTAACATTGTATGAGATCGTGCCCGCAGCTGGTGTGCGGATCTCACGTATCAAGAATCTGGAAGATGATATTGCGTTGAGCCTTGCAGCGCTTGGTATCCGCATCATTGCGCCGATCCCCGGTAAGGGAACTATCGGTATTGAAGTGCCGAATGTGAAGAAGACAGTAGTGAGTATGAAATCACTCCTGGCATCCGAAAAATTCCAGTTCAACAATCATAGCTTGCCCGTTGCCATCGGTAAGAAGATCGACAATGATAATTTCATTGTTGACCTCGCCACCATGCCGCACCTGCTGATGGCCGGAGCCACCGGTCAGGGTAAATCAGTTGGCCTGAACGCCATCCTGGTTTCACTGCTCTACAAAAAACACCCGAGCCAATTGAAGCTGGTGCTGGTGGATCCCAAGAAAGTGGAGCTGAGTTTGTATCGCACCATCGAAAGGCATTTCCTGGCCAAGCTTCCCGGAGAAGAGGAAGCCATCATCACTGATACCAAGAAAGTGATCAATACACTCAATGCACTGTGTATTGAAATGGATAATCGTTACGACCTGCTCAAGGAAGCCGGCACCAGAAATATAAAAGAGTACAACGAGAAATTTGTAAAACGAAAACTGAACCCGCAGAAAGGCCACCAGTACCTGCCATTCATTGTGCTGGTAGTGGATGAGTTTGCTGATCTGATCATGACGGCGGGTAAGGAAGTGGAGATGCCGATCGCTCGTCTGGCGCAGCTGGCGCGTGCCGTTGGCATCCACCTGATCATCGCTACACAACGTCCTTCCGTAAATATCATCACCGGTACCATCAAGGCCAACTTCCCGGCCCGTATCGCGTTCAAGGTTTCCAGTAAGATCGACTCCCGCACTATCCTGGATACAGGCGGTGCAGAACAGTTGATCGGAAAAGGAGATATGCTGATCTCTTATAACGGTGAACTCACCCGTCTGCAATGCGCTTTTGTGGATACGCCCGAAGTGGACAGTGTCTGCGAAAATATCGGCAACCAGAACGGATATCCCCAGGCATTCCTCTTACCTGAATACGTAGACGAAAAAGACATGGAAGGAAAAGATTTCGATCTGAACGACAGGGACTCGCTCTTCGAAGATGCAGCCAGACTGATCGTGCAGAACCAGATCGGATCCACTTCACTGCTCCAGAGAAGGATGAAACTTGGTTATAACAGGGCCGGTCGCCTCATGGATCAGCTCGAAGCCGCAGGTGTGGTAGGACCCAGCCAGGGCAGCAAGGCACGGGATGTGCTGATTAAAACCGAGATGGACCTGGAACAGCATCTTGCCAATTTTCTGTAA
- a CDS encoding sensor histidine kinase, whose product MRNNHYLKPFLLIILLVSTLRGMGQSDSAVVNVARIRLDSSIGKSCWFASLPKGEKIADSAIPYLVFRPDIVKRFYPQYPPSAELMEKDNYLRFALYNGSDTIKKIFFLPAFYCRDISLFKFSAEDPAGQFQLKPTGEECPRFPGCQLIVLQPRERAVYYCRFNFVRTNINIFTPYLVETDYLDEWITRKRDLDYSLDIVTYVASGVMLMMIFYSLAVYIQNRNKEFIYYAIYTLCTACLLFGKSYMNMSASWFHYFYEEYLDFMIMIASVFTYLIFVRKFLSTEENHPWLDKFLKVTLWPLAILAAIFTILYFTTSKYVVLNNMEFVIKIFFLLIAIMFIVYSIKRKDTLLNYLAGGSFALIFFAIISQGIIMFGWNFSKSILLLNRALFYYELGLVIELILFLSGLAYKNRRDIIERVKERERLKLDNERKEFEKQMAVVTATQHERDRISADMHDELGSGVTAIRLMSEILKSRMKGQSFPELEKISNSANDLLGKMNTIIWTMKSSNDTVESLVAYIRAHAIEYFDSTPIDCSVKLPVVIPQAEISGEKRRNIFLSIKEALNNAMKHSQASQLRIEITTRDNRLVVKIADNGVGIDTEKLRRFGNGLSNMKRRMELIGGSFQVQNCKGAVLVFELPL is encoded by the coding sequence ATGAGAAACAACCATTACCTGAAACCTTTCTTACTGATAATTCTACTGGTTTCTACCCTCAGGGGTATGGGCCAGTCAGACAGCGCCGTTGTGAATGTGGCCAGGATCAGGTTGGACTCGTCCATTGGCAAATCCTGCTGGTTCGCTTCGCTTCCCAAAGGCGAAAAGATTGCAGACTCGGCCATTCCCTACCTGGTATTCAGACCCGATATCGTAAAGCGCTTCTATCCGCAGTATCCTCCATCGGCGGAACTGATGGAAAAAGACAATTACCTCCGGTTCGCCCTTTACAATGGCAGCGACACCATAAAAAAGATCTTCTTCCTGCCCGCTTTTTATTGCAGGGATATCAGCTTATTCAAATTCTCTGCCGAAGATCCGGCCGGACAGTTCCAACTCAAACCAACCGGTGAAGAATGTCCCAGATTTCCCGGCTGCCAGCTCATCGTTCTCCAACCCAGGGAAAGGGCCGTGTATTACTGCCGCTTCAATTTCGTTCGCACCAATATAAATATTTTTACTCCATATCTGGTTGAGACCGATTATCTCGATGAATGGATCACCCGCAAACGCGATCTCGATTACAGCCTGGACATCGTTACCTATGTTGCTTCCGGCGTAATGCTGATGATGATCTTCTACTCGCTGGCGGTATATATTCAAAACCGCAACAAGGAATTTATTTATTACGCCATCTATACACTTTGTACGGCCTGCCTGCTCTTCGGAAAATCTTACATGAACATGTCCGCCTCATGGTTCCATTATTTTTATGAAGAGTACCTGGACTTCATGATCATGATCGCAAGCGTATTCACCTACCTGATCTTCGTGCGGAAATTCCTGAGTACGGAAGAGAATCATCCCTGGCTCGACAAATTCCTGAAGGTCACACTCTGGCCGCTGGCCATCCTTGCTGCCATCTTCACGATCCTGTATTTCACTACCAGCAAATACGTAGTGCTGAACAATATGGAATTCGTGATCAAGATTTTCTTCCTGCTGATCGCCATCATGTTCATCGTGTATTCCATTAAACGAAAGGATACCCTGTTGAATTATCTCGCAGGCGGAAGTTTTGCACTGATCTTCTTTGCCATTATTTCACAGGGCATCATCATGTTCGGATGGAATTTCAGCAAAAGCATCCTGCTGTTGAACCGCGCCCTCTTCTATTATGAGCTCGGACTGGTGATTGAACTGATCCTCTTCCTCTCCGGCCTCGCATACAAGAATCGCCGCGATATCATCGAAAGAGTAAAAGAAAGGGAAAGGCTCAAGCTGGATAATGAAAGAAAGGAATTCGAAAAACAAATGGCTGTAGTAACGGCCACACAACATGAGCGGGACCGCATCTCCGCCGATATGCACGATGAACTGGGATCGGGCGTTACCGCCATCCGCCTCATGAGTGAGATCCTGAAAAGCCGCATGAAAGGACAGAGTTTTCCTGAACTGGAAAAGATCTCCAACTCGGCCAACGATCTGCTGGGAAAGATGAATACCATCATCTGGACCATGAAGAGCTCCAACGACACAGTGGAAAGCCTGGTGGCCTATATCCGTGCACATGCCATCGAGTATTTCGACAGTACACCGATCGACTGCAGTGTAAAATTGCCTGTAGTAATCCCGCAGGCAGAGATCTCCGGAGAAAAAAGACGCAATATATTCCTCAGCATCAAGGAAGCACTGAACAATGCGATGAAGCATTCACAGGCATCGCAACTGCGTATCGAAATAACTACCAGGGATAACCGATTAGTGGTGAAGATCGCAGACAATGGCGTTGGCATCGACACTGAAAAATTGCGCCGCTTCGGCAATGGACTTAGTAATATGAAACGAAGGATGGAATTGATTGGCGGCAGCTTTCAGGTGCAGAATTGCAAAGGCGCCGTGCTTGTGTTTGAACTTCCTCTTTAA
- a CDS encoding PDDEXK nuclease domain-containing protein: MIQLKSRKPTILAGQSIIADIKAIIEQSKDKAVRAVDHQRTLMYWHIGKRIFEEEQEGKERAEYGTFLIKYLSEQLQPEFGSGFSTRQINLYRQFYRTFENVHTMYAQLSWSQYKLILSDDSQDKRDFYIAEAVKNNWTVRQLERQIYSSLSNDKESVLAVAQNEKQPSEAKEIIKDPMFLEFLGLKREASYYEKDLESAIITHLQDFLLELGNGFSFVARQKRIHIEGDEFFVDLVFYNRLLQCFVIIEIKTTKLTHQDIGQVQMYVNYYDRIEKLPYENPTIGILLCANKNDAVVKFTLPENQKQIIASQYELYLPTEKQLLEEVNKEIESFEEKDCELN, from the coding sequence ATAATCCAACTTAAAAGCAGAAAACCTACTATACTTGCCGGCCAATCAATTATAGCAGACATAAAAGCCATAATAGAGCAGTCAAAAGACAAGGCTGTACGTGCCGTTGACCATCAACGAACGCTGATGTACTGGCATATTGGTAAGCGTATTTTTGAAGAAGAACAAGAAGGAAAAGAACGTGCAGAGTATGGAACCTTTCTTATTAAATATCTTTCAGAACAACTGCAACCTGAGTTTGGAAGTGGTTTTTCTACAAGACAAATCAACCTTTATCGCCAGTTTTACCGAACATTTGAGAATGTGCATACAATGTATGCACAATTGAGTTGGAGCCAATATAAACTAATATTAAGTGATGATAGCCAAGATAAAAGAGATTTTTATATTGCCGAAGCAGTAAAAAACAACTGGACTGTACGCCAGTTGGAACGACAAATCTACAGTAGTTTGAGCAATGATAAAGAGAGTGTATTAGCAGTTGCACAAAATGAAAAGCAACCATCAGAAGCCAAAGAAATTATTAAAGATCCCATGTTTTTGGAATTTTTGGGATTGAAGAGAGAAGCATCATACTACGAGAAAGATTTGGAAAGTGCCATTATCACACATTTACAAGATTTTTTATTGGAGTTAGGTAATGGCTTTTCTTTTGTAGCAAGGCAAAAGCGAATACACATTGAGGGCGATGAGTTTTTTGTTGATTTGGTATTTTACAATCGTTTATTACAATGTTTTGTAATTATTGAAATCAAAACAACTAAACTAACACATCAGGATATTGGTCAGGTCCAGATGTATGTCAATTATTATGACCGAATAGAAAAACTGCCATACGAAAACCCAACCATTGGTATCTTGCTTTGTGCCAATAAAAACGATGCAGTAGTAAAATTCACACTACCCGAAAATCAAAAGCAGATTATCGCAAGTCAATATGAACTTTATTTACCAACGGAAAAACAATTGCTGGAAGAAGTAAATAAGGAAATAGAAAGTTTTGAGGAAAAGGATTGCGAATTAAATTAA
- a CDS encoding DUF423 domain-containing protein, giving the protein MHKGYLKTAALLGALAVALGAFGAHGLKKLVPAETVSTFETGVRYQFYHVFALLIVAILYSNYSQRWLKYAANSFLAGIVLFSGSLYLLTALKATETVGLSGIGAITPIGGVFFILGWLFLFRAVAVKK; this is encoded by the coding sequence ATGCATAAAGGATATTTGAAAACAGCGGCGCTGCTCGGCGCATTGGCTGTTGCATTAGGCGCATTCGGCGCACATGGATTGAAGAAACTGGTACCCGCTGAAACAGTGTCAACTTTTGAAACAGGCGTTCGCTATCAGTTCTACCATGTTTTTGCCTTACTGATCGTGGCCATTCTTTACTCCAACTATTCACAGCGCTGGCTGAAATATGCTGCCAACAGTTTCCTGGCAGGTATTGTGTTGTTCAGCGGTTCCCTTTATCTTCTTACTGCATTGAAGGCAACTGAAACAGTGGGATTGTCCGGTATCGGAGCCATCACGCCAATTGGTGGTGTGTTCTTTATACTTGGATGGTTGTTCTTGTTCAGGGCTGTTGCAGTGAAGAAATAA
- a CDS encoding shikimate kinase, producing MRIFLIGFMGAGKTHWGKQVANRMGLPFHDLDELIVAQEGKSIADIFTDNGEEYFRLAEKQMLEELVEREDSMIISCGGGTPCFFNNIDFMKRYGIVVWLNTHVEVILQRLLKERMHRPLLKDIKDEDLRNHIIRKLNERRMYYEQADVIIDKEDSISMNDFIQTVLHA from the coding sequence ATGAGGATTTTTTTGATAGGGTTCATGGGTGCAGGTAAAACGCACTGGGGTAAGCAGGTTGCCAACCGCATGGGACTTCCATTCCATGACCTGGATGAACTGATAGTAGCACAGGAAGGCAAGTCCATTGCCGATATCTTTACAGACAATGGCGAAGAATATTTTCGCCTCGCTGAAAAACAAATGCTGGAAGAACTTGTTGAAAGGGAAGACAGCATGATCATCTCCTGCGGAGGTGGTACGCCCTGTTTCTTCAACAATATCGATTTCATGAAGCGTTACGGCATCGTGGTATGGCTCAACACCCATGTGGAAGTGATACTGCAGCGACTGTTGAAAGAAAGGATGCACCGGCCTTTGCTGAAAGATATCAAAGATGAAGACCTCCGCAATCATATCATCCGGAAACTGAACGAAAGAAGGATGTATTATGAACAGGCTGATGTGATTATCGACAAGGAAGATTCGATCTCGATGAATGATTTTATTCAAACAGTGTTACATGCATAA
- a CDS encoding acyl-CoA dehydrogenase family protein — translation MAAKTDLFVSPDYFSLDELLTEEQKLVRESVRNYVKKEISPIIEDYAQRAEFPQHIVKQMGDLGCFGPTIPVEYGGGGLDHISYGLMMQELERGDSGVRSTASVQGSLVMYPIYEFGSEEQRKKYLPKLGSGEWLGCFGLTEPDHGSNPGGMLTNIKDAGDHVILNGAKMWISNAPFSQVAVVWAKDEAGDIRGLIVERGMEGFTTPTTHGKWSLRASATGELVFDNVKVPKENILNVKGLKGPLSCLTKARYGIAWGTVGAAMDCYDTALRYSKERVQFDRPIGGFQLQQKKLAEMITEITKAQLLNWRVGVLMDQHKANPQQVSMAKRNGCEIATNIARDARQMLGGMGITGEYSVMRHMMNLESVITYEGTHDIHLLITGMDVTGFNAFK, via the coding sequence ATGGCCGCTAAAACCGATCTTTTTGTTAGTCCGGACTATTTTTCGCTCGATGAATTGCTCACTGAAGAACAGAAACTGGTGAGGGAGTCAGTTCGAAATTATGTAAAGAAAGAGATTTCTCCCATCATCGAAGACTATGCCCAGCGAGCTGAGTTCCCGCAGCATATCGTTAAACAGATGGGCGATCTGGGTTGTTTTGGCCCCACCATCCCCGTGGAATACGGCGGCGGCGGCCTGGACCATATCAGCTATGGACTGATGATGCAGGAACTGGAAAGAGGCGACAGTGGCGTTCGATCCACCGCCTCCGTGCAGGGTTCCCTGGTGATGTACCCCATTTACGAATTCGGAAGCGAAGAACAACGTAAAAAATACCTGCCCAAACTTGGAAGTGGCGAATGGCTGGGCTGTTTCGGCCTCACCGAGCCGGACCATGGGTCAAACCCGGGAGGCATGTTGACAAATATCAAAGATGCCGGCGATCATGTGATCCTCAACGGCGCCAAAATGTGGATCAGCAATGCGCCTTTTTCACAGGTGGCTGTTGTTTGGGCCAAAGATGAGGCCGGCGATATCCGCGGACTGATCGTGGAGCGCGGAATGGAAGGTTTCACAACACCTACCACGCACGGCAAATGGAGCCTGCGCGCTTCCGCTACCGGTGAACTGGTTTTCGATAATGTAAAAGTTCCGAAGGAAAATATACTTAACGTAAAAGGATTGAAAGGACCTTTGAGCTGTTTGACCAAAGCCCGTTACGGCATCGCCTGGGGCACCGTTGGCGCAGCGATGGATTGTTACGATACTGCTTTGCGCTATTCAAAAGAGCGTGTGCAGTTCGACAGACCCATCGGAGGTTTTCAATTGCAGCAAAAGAAACTCGCTGAAATGATCACCGAGATCACCAAAGCGCAGTTGCTGAACTGGAGGGTAGGCGTGCTGATGGACCAGCACAAAGCCAATCCGCAACAGGTGAGCATGGCCAAGCGTAATGGTTGCGAGATAGCAACCAATATTGCACGCGATGCACGCCAAATGCTGGGAGGAATGGGCATTACAGGAGAATATTCAGTGATGCGTCATATGATGAACCTGGAAAGTGTGATCACCTATGAAGGCACACACGATATTCACCTGCTCATCACCGGTATGGACGTTACAGGATTCAACGCATTCAAATAA